Proteins encoded together in one Streptomyces sp. TLI_171 window:
- a CDS encoding serine/threonine-protein kinase: MWGRGTVLGGRYALGERLGSGGMGEVWRAEDSVLGRAVAIKVMHPGLGDEQDFIERFRREARILATVRHPGIVQVIDYCEPAADTEVRATYIVMELIEGLPLHRVLAQDGPMVPSRALGLVADALDALHAAHRRDIVHRDLKPSNLMVRDGGGTVVTDFGIARAMAGTKLTTTHSVLGTALYAAPEQAAGQAVTPRSDLYSIGVVCFELLTGQPPFTGDTVLEVVVKHLQQAPPRLAEEFPEPVRAFVERALAKDPADRFPDAAAMAAAARAAAELPSAARPVTARTLLATVAEQPTPLGAPAAAATPTAGADPAARTAETARPAGRRRRLLVPVVIPVVISLGAGGAVLYETVPWKKEAAQTSGTGSTPGATGSTALSPATGAATTSAPPTDPASPSAQPQQSTSGQPATGAPPAQTSVGGSVGGSVGGSGSGGQQPGGGNPATTPAGSGAGGTGSTGSTPAGPPQGCGGQGWGYITAVGSGQRLGLAANNLAGGTAVVMDRNTSWGWYRSAPDPGGWYKLYPCNQSKPVLVQENDKSIELQSDFSVLTSWSVTTASTQGAVYLKDYMGSTCLTDNGSGNRVTMETCTPGNTAQQWRVPASG; encoded by the coding sequence ATGTGGGGACGGGGCACCGTGCTGGGCGGCCGCTACGCCTTGGGCGAGCGGCTGGGCAGCGGCGGCATGGGCGAGGTCTGGCGGGCCGAGGACTCGGTGCTGGGCCGGGCGGTCGCGATCAAGGTGATGCACCCGGGGCTGGGCGACGAGCAGGACTTCATCGAGCGGTTCCGCCGGGAGGCCCGCATCCTGGCGACGGTGCGGCACCCGGGCATCGTCCAGGTGATCGACTACTGCGAGCCGGCCGCGGACACCGAGGTCCGCGCCACGTACATCGTGATGGAGCTGATCGAGGGCCTCCCGCTGCACCGGGTGCTGGCGCAGGACGGCCCGATGGTGCCGTCCCGGGCGCTGGGCCTGGTCGCGGACGCCTTGGACGCACTGCACGCCGCACACCGACGGGACATCGTGCACCGGGACTTGAAGCCGTCGAACCTCATGGTCCGCGACGGCGGCGGCACGGTGGTCACCGACTTCGGGATCGCCCGGGCGATGGCCGGCACCAAGCTCACCACCACGCACTCGGTGCTGGGCACGGCCCTGTACGCGGCGCCGGAGCAGGCGGCCGGGCAGGCGGTCACGCCGCGCTCGGACCTGTACTCGATCGGCGTGGTCTGCTTCGAACTGCTCACGGGGCAGCCGCCGTTCACGGGTGACACGGTGCTGGAGGTGGTGGTCAAGCACCTCCAGCAGGCCCCGCCCCGGCTGGCGGAGGAGTTCCCGGAGCCGGTGCGGGCGTTCGTCGAGCGGGCCCTCGCCAAGGACCCGGCGGACCGCTTCCCGGACGCGGCGGCGATGGCCGCGGCCGCCCGGGCGGCGGCCGAACTCCCCTCCGCGGCCCGGCCGGTGACAGCCCGGACACTGCTCGCCACCGTTGCCGAGCAGCCCACCCCGCTGGGCGCGCCCGCCGCCGCGGCCACGCCGACGGCGGGGGCCGACCCGGCGGCCCGTACCGCGGAGACCGCCCGGCCGGCCGGGCGCCGCCGTCGGCTGCTGGTGCCAGTGGTGATACCGGTGGTGATCTCGCTGGGCGCGGGCGGTGCGGTGCTGTACGAGACCGTGCCGTGGAAGAAGGAGGCCGCGCAGACCTCGGGCACCGGATCGACGCCCGGCGCCACCGGATCCACCGCCCTCTCCCCCGCCACCGGCGCCGCCACCACCTCCGCCCCGCCCACCGATCCGGCCTCGCCCTCGGCGCAGCCCCAGCAGTCGACGTCCGGTCAGCCCGCCACCGGCGCCCCGCCCGCCCAGACCAGCGTCGGGGGTTCCGTCGGGGGTTCCGTCGGCGGCTCCGGCAGCGGCGGCCAGCAGCCGGGCGGCGGCAATCCCGCAACCACCCCGGCGGGCAGCGGTGCGGGCGGCACGGGCTCCACCGGGTCGACCCCGGCCGGCCCGCCGCAGGGCTGCGGCGGGCAGGGCTGGGGGTACATCACCGCGGTGGGCTCGGGACAGCGCCTCGGCCTGGCGGCGAACAACCTGGCGGGCGGCACGGCGGTGGTGATGGACCGCAACACCTCCTGGGGCTGGTACCGCTCGGCGCCCGACCCGGGCGGCTGGTACAAGCTGTACCCGTGCAACCAGAGCAAGCCGGTGCTGGTCCAGGAGAACGACAAGAGCATCGAACTGCAGTCCGACTTCAGCGTGTTGACCAGTTGGAGCGTGACGACGGCCTCCACCCAGGGCGCGGTCTACCTGAAGGACTACATGGGCAGCACCTGCCTGACCGACAACGGTTCCGGCAACCGCGTCACCATGGAGACCTGCACCCCGGGCAACACCGCCCAACAGTGGCGCGTCCCGGCCTCGGGCTGA
- a CDS encoding Lrp/AsnC family transcriptional regulator has translation MPSNSYDRIDRAILEHLQRNGRTANVDLADAVRLSPSSCLRRTKALEADGVIAGYRAELDRDSVGLGLTVFIALRVEQHSRETSRHIEEKLCAIPSVVACHVVSGEADFLVEVAVPDLAAYEQVLLDDILAIGPVRDARSTFAIRTVRSRGPLPLDRWPAGRGGR, from the coding sequence ATGCCGAGTAACTCGTACGACCGTATCGATCGTGCCATCCTGGAGCACCTCCAGCGGAACGGCCGCACCGCCAACGTCGACCTCGCCGACGCCGTCCGGCTCTCCCCGTCCTCCTGCCTGCGCCGGACCAAGGCGCTGGAGGCGGACGGCGTGATCGCCGGGTACCGGGCCGAACTCGACCGGGACAGCGTCGGGTTGGGGCTGACGGTGTTCATCGCGCTGCGGGTCGAGCAGCACTCCCGGGAGACCTCGCGGCACATCGAGGAGAAGCTGTGCGCGATCCCGTCCGTGGTGGCCTGCCACGTGGTCTCCGGGGAGGCGGACTTCCTGGTCGAGGTGGCCGTGCCCGACCTCGCCGCCTACGAGCAGGTGCTGCTGGACGACATCCTCGCCATCGGCCCGGTCCGGGACGCCCGGTCGACCTTCGCGATCCGCACCGTCCGCTCCCGCGGCCCCCTCCCGCTGGACCGCTGGCCGGCCGGACGCGGCGGGCGGTGA
- a CDS encoding NAD(P)H-binding protein, with amino-acid sequence MSIVVTGATGQLGRLVVEELLARVPAAEVVAAVRDERKAADLAARGVELRVADYDRPETLAAAIRPGDTVLLISGSEVGRRVAQHTAVIEAAKAGGAARLVYTGVLGGPAADFRLAEEHRATEQLILDSGLPYTFLRNGWYTENYTALIPVQLEHGVAGSTSGGRIGSASRADYAAAAAAVLTGEGHENRAYELSGDRSWTLAEYAAELSRQSGREVLHHELPAEANLGVLTGAGLPLQLAEILVDVDVSAIARGLLAGGSGDLSRLIGRPTTPLADTVARALAAAS; translated from the coding sequence ATGAGCATCGTCGTCACCGGCGCCACCGGTCAGCTCGGCCGCCTCGTCGTCGAGGAGCTGCTGGCCCGCGTCCCGGCCGCCGAGGTCGTCGCCGCCGTCCGCGACGAGCGGAAGGCCGCCGACCTGGCCGCGCGCGGCGTGGAGCTGCGGGTGGCGGACTACGACCGGCCGGAGACGCTGGCGGCCGCGATCCGCCCCGGCGACACCGTGCTGCTGATCTCCGGCAGCGAGGTCGGCCGCCGGGTCGCCCAGCACACCGCCGTCATCGAGGCCGCGAAGGCCGGCGGGGCCGCGCGACTGGTCTACACCGGCGTGCTCGGCGGCCCCGCCGCGGACTTCCGGCTGGCCGAGGAGCACCGGGCCACCGAGCAGCTGATCCTCGACTCCGGCCTGCCGTACACCTTCCTGCGCAACGGCTGGTACACCGAGAACTACACCGCCCTGATCCCCGTCCAGCTGGAGCACGGCGTGGCCGGCAGCACCTCCGGCGGGCGGATCGGCTCCGCCAGCCGCGCCGACTACGCCGCGGCGGCCGCGGCCGTGCTGACCGGCGAGGGCCACGAGAACCGGGCGTACGAGCTCAGCGGCGACCGGTCCTGGACGCTCGCCGAGTACGCCGCGGAACTGTCCCGGCAGAGCGGTCGCGAGGTCCTCCACCACGAGCTGCCGGCGGAGGCCAACCTCGGGGTGCTCACCGGCGCGGGCCTGCCGCTGCAGCTCGCCGAGATCCTGGTGGACGTCGACGTGTCCGCGATCGCCCGCGGCCTGCTGGCCGGCGGCAGCGGCGACCTGTCCCGCCTGATCGGCCGCCCGACCACCCCGCTCGCCGACACCGTCGCGCGGGCCCTCGCCGCCGCCTCCTGA
- a CDS encoding cupin domain-containing protein, which translates to MEIIDSGRFRPAADGSPDYAEHLRVPSLSFGTYSLPAGSVDDQSPHLEDEIYVVTRGRARFTSGGRTVEVAPGSSLFVPARESHRFHDITEDLVVLVFFAPAYSGVPSPEALG; encoded by the coding sequence ATGGAGATCATCGACAGCGGACGGTTCCGGCCCGCCGCGGACGGCTCGCCCGACTACGCGGAGCACCTCCGGGTGCCCTCGCTCAGTTTCGGCACGTACTCCCTGCCCGCCGGGTCCGTTGACGACCAGTCACCGCACCTGGAGGACGAGATCTACGTCGTCACCCGGGGCCGGGCCCGCTTCACCTCCGGCGGGCGCACGGTCGAGGTCGCCCCGGGCAGCTCCCTGTTCGTCCCCGCGCGGGAGTCGCACCGCTTCCACGACATCACCGAGGACTTGGTCGTCCTGGTGTTCTTCGCCCCCGCCTACAGCGGCGTACCGAGCCCCGAAGCGCTCGGCTAG
- a CDS encoding helix-turn-helix domain-containing protein produces MNLRVKELTGGLPADVNSAGCASRGILEHVTSRWAVLVLAVLLDSTHRFSELRRAVGGVSEKMLAQTLQTLEQDGLVLREAHAVIPPRVDYSLTPLGEEAARQVWALARWAESRVPEVLAARAAHAEAKAASPAA; encoded by the coding sequence ATGAACCTCAGGGTGAAGGAACTGACCGGCGGCCTCCCGGCGGACGTCAACTCGGCGGGCTGCGCCTCGCGCGGCATCCTCGAACACGTCACCAGCCGCTGGGCGGTCCTGGTGCTCGCCGTGCTGCTGGACAGCACCCACCGGTTCAGCGAGCTGCGCCGCGCGGTGGGCGGGGTGAGCGAGAAGATGCTCGCCCAGACCCTGCAGACCCTGGAGCAGGACGGCCTGGTGCTCCGCGAGGCGCACGCCGTCATCCCGCCGCGCGTCGACTACTCGCTCACCCCGCTCGGCGAGGAGGCCGCCCGGCAGGTCTGGGCGCTGGCCCGCTGGGCGGAGTCCCGCGTCCCCGAGGTGCTGGCCGCCCGGGCGGCCCACGCCGAGGCGAAGGCCGCCTCCCCGGCCGCCTGA
- the cutA gene encoding divalent-cation tolerance protein CutA: protein METQDGYVVVTTTHEDETKARDLAAAVVRERLAACAQVHPISSVYWWDGEVRSGDEWRVDFKTRAGLGDRLAAFIGERHSYDTPEIVAVPVVGGDPAYLEWITAETTG, encoded by the coding sequence ATGGAGACTCAGGACGGCTACGTCGTGGTGACGACCACCCACGAGGACGAGACGAAGGCGCGCGACCTCGCCGCGGCGGTCGTGCGGGAACGCCTGGCAGCCTGCGCGCAGGTGCACCCGATCTCTTCGGTGTACTGGTGGGACGGCGAAGTCCGGTCCGGCGACGAGTGGCGGGTGGACTTCAAGACCCGGGCCGGCCTCGGCGACCGGCTCGCCGCGTTCATCGGCGAGCGGCACTCCTACGACACCCCGGAGATCGTCGCCGTCCCGGTGGTCGGCGGCGACCCCGCCTACCTGGAGTGGATCACCGCCGAGACCACTGGCTGA
- a CDS encoding alpha/beta fold hydrolase yields MHLPRVEHRFVEVDGVRVFYRAAGPETAPVLLLLHGFPSASHQFRRLFDALGSRYRLIAPDYPGFGHTEVPESFVFSFDALAEVVEGFVLALGLERFALFAFDFGGPVGFRLAARRPERITGLIVQNANAYTEGLSEPALGAIAHRTGEPGAAEAVQPLFTLEVTRGQYEGGATDPSLISPDGWTLDQHFLDLPGRRAAQTALALDYHSNVERYPVWQRWLREHRPPTLVLWGRNDAFFLPAGAEAFRRDVPGAEVHLLDTGHFALEECLPEIAPLIEAFLDRLPAPRPLRIAVLGASGNLGGELAREAVRRGHQVTPLGRADADAADAAALASVLAGHDAVVAALKGPDRLVPRAAEALLAALPEAGVARLLFVGGGGSLEYAPGRRFVDSPGFPAQYVETARDQAAALDVLRAADTPVEWTYLSPPPVRLEPGPRTGRYRVAATDAPLTDAAGTSRITTGDFASAALDALEQRTFPRTRITAATP; encoded by the coding sequence ATGCACCTGCCCCGCGTGGAGCACCGCTTCGTGGAGGTCGACGGCGTCCGTGTCTTCTACCGCGCCGCCGGACCGGAGACCGCCCCGGTCCTGTTACTGCTGCACGGCTTCCCGTCCGCCTCGCACCAGTTCCGCCGCCTGTTCGACGCCCTCGGTTCGCGCTACCGGCTGATCGCCCCGGACTACCCCGGTTTCGGCCACACCGAGGTCCCGGAGTCCTTCGTCTTCTCCTTCGACGCGCTGGCCGAGGTCGTGGAGGGCTTCGTGCTGGCCCTCGGCCTGGAGCGCTTCGCGCTGTTCGCCTTCGACTTCGGCGGCCCGGTCGGCTTCCGGCTGGCGGCCCGCCGGCCGGAGCGGATCACCGGCCTGATCGTGCAGAACGCCAACGCGTACACCGAGGGCCTGTCCGAGCCGGCGCTCGGCGCGATCGCCCACCGCACCGGCGAGCCGGGCGCCGCCGAGGCCGTCCAGCCGCTGTTCACCCTGGAGGTGACGCGCGGTCAGTACGAGGGCGGTGCCACCGACCCGTCCCTGATCTCCCCGGACGGGTGGACGCTCGACCAGCACTTCCTCGACCTCCCCGGCCGCCGCGCCGCCCAGACGGCACTGGCCCTGGACTACCACAGCAACGTCGAGCGGTACCCGGTCTGGCAGCGCTGGCTGCGCGAGCACCGCCCGCCGACGCTGGTGCTGTGGGGCCGCAACGACGCCTTCTTCCTCCCGGCCGGCGCAGAGGCCTTCCGGCGGGACGTGCCGGGCGCCGAGGTGCACCTCCTCGACACCGGCCACTTCGCCCTGGAGGAGTGCCTGCCGGAGATCGCCCCGCTGATCGAGGCCTTCCTCGACCGCCTGCCCGCCCCGCGCCCGCTGCGGATCGCCGTGCTCGGCGCGAGCGGCAACCTCGGCGGCGAGCTGGCCCGCGAGGCCGTCCGCCGGGGCCACCAGGTCACGCCGCTCGGCCGGGCCGACGCCGATGCGGCGGACGCCGCCGCGCTGGCCTCCGTCCTGGCCGGTCACGACGCGGTGGTCGCCGCACTCAAGGGCCCCGACCGGCTCGTCCCGCGCGCCGCCGAGGCCCTGCTCGCCGCCCTCCCCGAGGCCGGTGTGGCCCGCCTGCTGTTCGTGGGCGGCGGCGGCAGCCTGGAGTACGCCCCGGGCCGGCGGTTCGTCGACTCCCCCGGGTTTCCCGCGCAGTACGTGGAGACGGCCCGCGACCAGGCCGCCGCCCTCGACGTGCTCCGGGCCGCCGACACCCCGGTGGAGTGGACGTACCTCAGCCCGCCCCCGGTCCGTCTGGAGCCCGGCCCCCGCACCGGCCGCTACCGGGTCGCCGCCACCGACGCCCCGTTGACGGACGCCGCGGGCACCAGCCGCATCACCACCGGCGACTTCGCCTCCGCCGCCCTCGATGCCCTGGAGCAGCGCACCTTCCCCCGCACCCGGATCACCGCCGCCACCCCCTGA
- a CDS encoding HNH endonuclease family protein, translating to MPNRSVRRLAAVAATSVLAFGAVTASTGTAQAALPTPVSAATARTYLGQLTVKAENRTGYSRDLFPHWITVSGACNTRETVLKRDGSGVVTDSACAATSGSWFSPYDGATWHAASDLDIDHLVPLAEAWDSGASAWTTAQRQAFANDLTRPQLIAVTDSVNQAKGDKDPAEWLPSVTGYRCTYVRAWVQVKHYYNLSVDTAEKSALTSILNGC from the coding sequence GTGCCGAACCGTTCCGTCCGCCGCCTCGCCGCCGTCGCCGCCACCTCCGTCCTCGCCTTCGGAGCCGTCACCGCGAGCACCGGCACCGCCCAGGCCGCACTGCCCACCCCGGTCTCCGCCGCGACCGCCCGCACCTACCTGGGCCAGCTGACCGTCAAGGCCGAGAACCGCACCGGCTACAGCCGCGACCTGTTCCCGCACTGGATCACGGTCTCCGGCGCCTGCAACACCCGCGAGACCGTCCTCAAGCGCGACGGCTCCGGCGTCGTCACCGACTCCGCCTGCGCCGCCACCTCCGGCAGTTGGTTCTCCCCCTACGACGGCGCGACCTGGCACGCCGCCTCCGACCTCGACATCGACCACCTGGTCCCGCTCGCCGAGGCCTGGGACTCCGGCGCCTCCGCCTGGACCACCGCCCAGCGCCAGGCCTTCGCCAACGACCTCACCCGCCCCCAGCTGATCGCCGTCACCGACAGCGTCAACCAGGCCAAGGGAGACAAGGACCCCGCCGAGTGGCTCCCCTCCGTCACCGGCTACCGCTGCACCTACGTCCGCGCCTGGGTCCAGGTGAAGCACTACTACAACCTCTCGGTCGACACCGCCGAGAAGTCCGCCCTCACCAGCATCCTCAACGGCTGCTGA
- a CDS encoding gamma carbonic anhydrase family protein: protein MAEPLIAAVGGRHPQVDPGAFVAPGAVVVGDVTVGPGASVWYGAVLRGDAERIVVGALTNIQDNCTVHADPSFPAVLGERISVGHNAVLHGCTVEDDVLIGMSATVLNGARIGAGSLVAAGAVVPQGMQVPPGSLVAGVPAKVRRELTEEEKAGITANGAGYQLLAAAHAQDVAGG from the coding sequence GTGGCCGAACCCTTGATCGCGGCCGTCGGCGGTCGGCATCCGCAGGTCGACCCGGGCGCGTTCGTCGCACCCGGGGCGGTGGTGGTCGGTGACGTGACCGTCGGGCCGGGCGCGAGCGTCTGGTACGGGGCGGTGCTGCGCGGGGACGCCGAGCGGATCGTCGTCGGGGCGCTGACGAACATTCAGGACAACTGCACGGTGCACGCCGATCCGTCGTTCCCCGCGGTGCTCGGCGAGCGGATCTCGGTGGGCCACAACGCCGTGCTGCACGGCTGCACCGTCGAGGACGACGTGCTGATCGGGATGAGCGCCACCGTCCTGAACGGGGCGCGGATCGGCGCGGGCTCGCTGGTCGCGGCCGGTGCGGTGGTCCCGCAGGGCATGCAGGTCCCGCCCGGTTCGCTGGTGGCCGGTGTGCCCGCGAAGGTCAGACGCGAGCTGACCGAGGAGGAGAAGGCCGGGATCACGGCGAACGGCGCGGGCTACCAACTGCTCGCCGCCGCACACGCGCAGGACGTGGCGGGCGGCTGA
- a CDS encoding alkaline phosphatase: MTESTATASTARPPRRRVIQAAALTAGALALPLTGAAGSASAATGPQFLHGVASGDPLPDGILLWTRVTPAADATPGSGLGADTAVQWQLATDRNFTAIAATGTVTTTAATDHTLKADVRGLRPDTAYWFRFLAGDAVSPVGRTRTAPATDAAVARLRLGVASCANWEAGYFSAYRHLAARGDLDVFLFLGDYIYEYASGAYGTRGTVVRPHAPANEIVTLADYRTRHGRYKTDADLQALHAAVPTVAIWDDHEFANDAWSGGAENHTPGAEGDWAARVAAAKQAYFEWMPVRPSVAGTTYRRLRYGKLADLHLLDLRSFRSQQASIGNGEVDSADRTITGRAQLDWLKAGLAASDTTWRLVGNEVMISPVAFLSLPDYLVRPLAQLLGLPGEGLAVNVDQWDGYTHDRRELLGHLKDHHITNTVFLTGDIHSAWACDVPFEAATYPASGSAATEFVVTSVTSDNIDDILKVAPGTLSLVASAAIQAANRHVKWTDLDSHGYGVLDITAERAQMDYYVLSDRTRADATSTWARSYRTKAGTQQIERVYSPAN, encoded by the coding sequence GTGACCGAATCCACCGCCACCGCGTCCACCGCCCGCCCGCCGCGCCGCCGGGTCATCCAGGCCGCCGCCCTGACCGCCGGCGCCCTCGCGCTGCCGCTGACCGGCGCCGCCGGCAGCGCCTCCGCCGCCACCGGCCCGCAGTTCCTGCACGGCGTGGCCTCAGGCGACCCGCTGCCCGACGGCATCCTGCTGTGGACCCGGGTCACCCCCGCTGCCGACGCCACCCCCGGCTCAGGCCTCGGCGCCGACACCGCCGTCCAGTGGCAGCTCGCCACCGACCGGAACTTCACCGCGATCGCCGCCACCGGCACCGTCACCACCACCGCGGCCACCGACCACACCCTGAAGGCCGACGTCCGCGGCCTGCGCCCCGACACCGCCTACTGGTTCCGCTTCCTGGCCGGCGACGCCGTCTCGCCCGTCGGCCGCACCCGCACCGCCCCCGCCACCGACGCGGCGGTGGCCCGGCTCCGCCTGGGCGTGGCGTCCTGCGCGAACTGGGAGGCCGGCTACTTCTCCGCGTACCGGCACCTCGCCGCCCGCGGCGACCTGGACGTGTTCCTGTTCCTCGGCGACTACATCTACGAGTACGCCTCCGGCGCGTACGGCACCCGCGGCACCGTGGTGCGCCCGCACGCCCCCGCCAACGAGATCGTCACGCTCGCCGACTACCGCACCCGGCACGGCCGTTACAAGACCGACGCGGACCTGCAGGCGCTGCACGCCGCCGTCCCGACGGTGGCGATCTGGGACGACCACGAGTTCGCCAACGACGCCTGGTCCGGCGGGGCCGAGAATCACACCCCCGGCGCCGAGGGCGACTGGGCGGCCCGGGTCGCCGCGGCCAAGCAGGCCTACTTCGAGTGGATGCCGGTCCGCCCGTCGGTGGCCGGCACCACCTACCGGCGGCTGCGCTACGGCAAGCTCGCCGACCTGCACCTTCTCGACCTGCGCTCGTTCCGCTCGCAGCAGGCGTCGATCGGTAACGGCGAGGTCGACTCCGCCGACCGCACCATCACCGGCCGGGCCCAACTCGACTGGCTGAAGGCCGGACTGGCCGCCTCCGACACCACCTGGCGGCTGGTCGGCAACGAGGTGATGATCTCCCCGGTGGCGTTCCTCTCGCTGCCCGACTACCTGGTCCGCCCGCTCGCGCAGCTGCTCGGCCTGCCCGGCGAGGGCCTGGCCGTCAACGTCGACCAGTGGGACGGCTACACCCACGACCGCCGTGAGCTGCTCGGCCACCTGAAGGACCATCACATCACCAACACGGTGTTCCTGACCGGCGACATCCACTCCGCCTGGGCCTGCGACGTGCCGTTCGAGGCCGCCACCTACCCGGCCTCCGGCAGCGCCGCCACCGAGTTCGTGGTCACCTCGGTCACCTCCGACAACATCGACGACATCCTCAAGGTCGCCCCCGGCACCCTGTCGCTGGTCGCCTCCGCGGCGATCCAGGCCGCCAACCGGCACGTCAAGTGGACCGACCTGGACTCGCACGGCTACGGCGTCCTGGACATCACCGCCGAGCGCGCCCAGATGGACTACTACGTGCTGTCCGACCGCACCCGGGCGGACGCGACCAGCACGTGGGCCCGCTCCTACCGCACCAAGGCGGGCACCCAGCAGATCGAGCGGGTCTACTCCCCGGCGAACTGA